The proteins below come from a single Panicum hallii strain FIL2 chromosome 7, PHallii_v3.1, whole genome shotgun sequence genomic window:
- the LOC112900832 gene encoding flavanone 3-dioxygenase 2-like produces the protein QRRTLFFFCLSIEFLDREIVSEYCREVRRLGLRLLGMISLSLGLEEDYIEKALGEQEQHMAVNYYPQCPEPELTYGLPKHTDPNALTVLLQDPNVAGLQVLKDGSRWIAVNPRPNAFVINLGDQLQALSNGAYKSVWHRAVVNAAQERMSVASFLCPCNSAVISPAAGLVRDGDAPVYRSYTYDEYYSKFWSRNLDQEHCLELFRCAQLQLQ, from the exons CAACGCCGtactttattttttttttgtctaTCGATCGAATTTCTCGACAGGGAGATTGTCAGCGAGTACTGCCGCGAGGTCAGGCGGCTCGGGCTCCGGCTTCTCGGCATGATCTCCCTCAGCCTCGGCCTCGAGGAGGACTACATCGAGAAGGCCCTCGGCGAGCAGGAGCAGCACATGGCCGTGAACTACTACCCGCAGTGCCCGGAGCCGGAGCTCACCTACGGCCTACCCAAGCACACGGACCCCAACGCCCTCACCGTCCTCCTCCAGGACCCCAACGTCGCCGGCCTCCAGGTCCTCAAGGACGGCAGCCGGTGGATCGCCGTCAACCCCCGGCCAAACGCTTTCGTCATCAACCTAGGCGACCAGCTGCAG GCTCTGAGCAACGGCGCGTACAAGAGCGTGTGGCACCGCGCGGTGGTGAACGCGGCGCAAGAGCGCATGTCGGTGGCATCTTTCCTGTGCCCGTGCAACAGCGCGGTGATCAGCCCGGCGGCGGGGCTCGTCCGCGACGGGGACGCGCCCGTGTACCGGAGCTACACCTACGACGAGTACTACAGCAAGTTCTGGAGCAGGAACCTGGACCAGGAGCACTGCCTGGAGCTCTTCAGATGCGCCCAGCTGCAGCTCCAGTAA